In a genomic window of Occallatibacter riparius:
- the rpe gene encoding ribulose-phosphate 3-epimerase: MVELVPSILSADFARLAEEIAAAERGGGTVIHVDVMDGHFVPNITIGPPVVASLRKATKLPLDCHLMIENPDEFIPAFADAGANWVSVHYEACRHLHRTLELIASHGMKPGVVLNPATRVEVIRDILPMVHHVLIMSVNPGFGGQKFIEFSLDKIRELARLRAELGLRFRIEVDGGVAHDTVERVVQAGAELLVAGNAVFGAGDAERHARDLLDAAKRAAG; encoded by the coding sequence ATGGTTGAGCTTGTTCCATCGATACTTTCCGCTGATTTTGCGCGACTGGCCGAGGAGATTGCGGCGGCGGAGCGCGGAGGCGGGACCGTGATCCACGTGGACGTGATGGACGGGCATTTTGTGCCCAACATCACGATTGGGCCGCCCGTGGTTGCCAGCCTGCGGAAGGCTACGAAGCTGCCGCTGGATTGCCACCTGATGATCGAGAATCCCGATGAGTTTATTCCGGCGTTTGCTGATGCGGGCGCGAACTGGGTGAGTGTGCACTATGAGGCTTGCCGCCACTTGCACCGGACGCTGGAACTGATTGCGAGCCACGGGATGAAGCCGGGGGTGGTGCTGAATCCGGCGACGCGGGTGGAAGTGATCCGCGACATTCTGCCGATGGTGCACCACGTGCTGATCATGAGCGTGAATCCAGGGTTTGGCGGGCAGAAGTTTATCGAGTTCTCGCTGGACAAGATTCGCGAGCTGGCGCGGCTGCGGGCGGAGCTTGGCTTGAGATTCAGGATCGAAGTGGACGGCGGGGTGGCTCACGACACGGTGGAGCGGGTCGTCCAAGCAGGAGCGGAACTGCTGGTGGCCGGGAATGCGGTGTTCGGCGCGGGGGATGCGGAGAGGCATGCCCGGGACTTGCTCGATGCTGCTAAGCGCGCCGCTGGTTGA
- the bamD gene encoding outer membrane protein assembly factor BamD, with product MNRYSNRMVAGALAALLLTSASAYSREKQPKKKKNQDLSANPLANVNSKQPDKELFDKAMLALKKGKFDVARLDLQTMLNTYPDSEYKMRAKLAVGDSWFKEGGTAALTQAEAEYKDFITFFPDAPEAAEAQMKVGDIYYQQMEKPDRDFNNAVNAEREYRNMINMFPDSTLIPRAKQKLRDVQEVLAERESQIGLYYLSKENYPASIARLQTVADTYPLYSKGDQTLLSIGDAYAGEARLWAMSKASGAVKERMRALYLDKAAQAYGKVVTRYPMAPHVEDARDRLVAMNRPVPEATAAQVAENKAEQDSEQPIRFTDTILGLIKRGPTVVQAVHVGDPSLQDAKRTLAPDITKENVAYFKEATGQPVENPNGAKPTGANEPPRSDRPSEAPVQTGGEGGTGVGVQIVGAPGAGAVPATSGNTNPATVGSGVGNSADPNALVKPIVPETRAMPQAEKPAAAPDQINDIKPGQNQQTADAAANSKQKKPKADLSEESSSKKKKKKGLGKLNPF from the coding sequence ATGAATCGGTATTCGAACAGGATGGTCGCCGGGGCGCTGGCTGCGCTGTTGCTGACGAGCGCGTCGGCGTATTCGCGGGAGAAGCAGCCCAAGAAGAAGAAGAACCAGGACCTGAGCGCCAATCCGCTGGCCAATGTGAATTCGAAGCAGCCGGACAAGGAACTGTTCGACAAGGCCATGTTGGCGTTGAAGAAGGGCAAGTTCGACGTGGCGCGGCTGGATCTGCAGACCATGCTGAACACCTATCCCGACTCGGAATACAAGATGCGCGCCAAGCTGGCGGTGGGCGACAGCTGGTTCAAGGAGGGCGGTACGGCTGCCCTGACGCAGGCCGAGGCCGAGTACAAGGACTTCATCACGTTCTTCCCAGATGCGCCGGAAGCTGCCGAAGCGCAGATGAAGGTGGGCGACATCTACTACCAGCAGATGGAGAAGCCGGACCGCGATTTCAATAACGCGGTGAACGCGGAGCGTGAGTACCGGAACATGATCAACATGTTCCCGGATTCGACGCTGATTCCACGGGCGAAGCAGAAGCTGAGGGATGTGCAGGAAGTTCTGGCGGAGCGGGAATCGCAGATCGGGCTGTACTACCTGAGCAAGGAGAACTACCCGGCTTCGATTGCGCGTTTGCAAACGGTGGCCGATACCTATCCGCTGTACTCGAAGGGCGACCAGACGCTGCTGAGCATTGGCGATGCGTATGCGGGCGAGGCGAGGCTGTGGGCCATGTCGAAGGCGTCGGGCGCGGTGAAGGAGCGCATGCGGGCGCTTTACCTGGACAAGGCGGCTCAGGCTTACGGCAAGGTGGTGACGCGGTATCCGATGGCTCCCCATGTGGAGGATGCGCGCGACCGGCTGGTGGCAATGAATCGTCCGGTGCCTGAGGCGACGGCGGCACAGGTGGCCGAGAACAAGGCTGAGCAGGACAGCGAACAGCCGATCCGGTTTACGGACACGATTCTGGGGCTGATCAAGCGCGGCCCGACGGTGGTGCAGGCGGTGCACGTGGGTGATCCGAGTCTGCAGGATGCGAAGCGCACGCTGGCGCCGGATATCACGAAGGAAAACGTCGCGTACTTCAAAGAGGCGACCGGTCAGCCGGTGGAGAATCCGAACGGTGCGAAGCCGACGGGGGCGAATGAGCCTCCGCGGAGCGACCGGCCGAGCGAAGCACCGGTGCAGACGGGCGGAGAAGGCGGTACGGGCGTGGGCGTGCAGATTGTGGGTGCACCGGGCGCGGGTGCTGTGCCGGCGACGTCGGGGAATACCAATCCGGCGACAGTGGGTTCGGGTGTCGGCAACAGTGCGGATCCGAACGCGCTGGTGAAGCCGATTGTGCCGGAGACGCGGGCAATGCCACAGGCGGAGAAGCCGGCGGCGGCACCGGACCAGATCAACGACATCAAGCCTGGGCAGAACCAGCAGACGGCCGACGCGGCGGCGAACAGCAAGCAGAAGAAGCCGAAGGCGGACCTGAGCGAAGAGTCGTCGAGCAAGAAGAAGAAGAAGAAGGGGCTGGGTAAGTTGAACCCGTTCTAA
- a CDS encoding DUF3761 domain-containing protein produces MSGQFLRIGLGVMLAAATACYGQGAQAGASGQAAGTSAKPGDATGQCKDGTYTTNPNKKKACAQHQGVKDWYQTVGGATDPDIKGAGTGSQSKTAKQTSKSDETVNPRDNSTMSNQRKDAINKKSPNAVVATPDDNGKTVVGAGANGSGAVAGSGSGRKAAPGGGPGMVWVNTDSSVYHCYGSKNYGKTKNGKYESEQDAVNSGAKPAMGKGCSVK; encoded by the coding sequence ATGAGTGGACAGTTTTTGCGGATCGGATTGGGTGTGATGCTGGCGGCGGCTACGGCTTGCTACGGGCAGGGAGCGCAGGCTGGGGCGAGCGGGCAGGCGGCGGGTACGTCAGCCAAGCCGGGTGATGCGACGGGGCAGTGCAAGGACGGGACGTATACGACCAATCCCAACAAGAAGAAGGCTTGTGCGCAGCACCAGGGTGTGAAGGACTGGTACCAGACGGTGGGCGGCGCGACCGATCCGGATATCAAGGGCGCGGGGACGGGTTCGCAGTCGAAGACGGCGAAGCAGACGTCGAAGTCGGATGAGACGGTGAATCCGCGGGACAATTCGACGATGTCGAACCAGCGGAAGGATGCGATCAACAAGAAGTCGCCGAACGCGGTGGTGGCTACTCCCGATGACAACGGGAAGACGGTTGTGGGTGCCGGGGCGAATGGGTCGGGCGCCGTGGCGGGGTCTGGTTCGGGACGGAAGGCTGCGCCGGGCGGCGGCCCGGGGATGGTGTGGGTGAATACGGACAGCAGTGTTTACCACTGTTACGGGTCGAAAAATTATGGCAAGACGAAGAACGGGAAGTATGAGTCGGAGCAGGATGCCGTGAACTCGGGCGCGAAGCCGGCGATGGGGAAGGGGTGCTCGGTTAAGTAA
- a CDS encoding dipeptidase, with product MQPVSRRRFLGSAARIGLGAVGAAAAGPFVLRGRYRVFAAPAPEYPERVVRLMRESTVVDMLNQFLYRLDQKDLEERWLTEAGAFKQTDFERFKGSGVNAISFGDGADSFADAQTLFSKWNNFIAMYPQWLMRIDSAADIARAREQGKFGILYGLQSSAQFETLDDVNKCHGLGLRVSQLSYNFRSLVADGAFEPVDAGVSEFGGKVIERMNTVRMAVDLGHASDKTKLDALEISKAPVILSHGNCRALIPEGRRATTDEAIKKLAAKGGVMGITDIAFMVKGTEPVRIDDVVDHFDHVRDLVGIEHVGVGSDAGIESNDLGDPAKLKGMLTKADKRYRVHGTHEIVQGLEGPNRMWELCAALVRRGYTDEQIGLVLGGNWVRVLKEIWGN from the coding sequence TTGCAACCTGTTTCGAGACGGAGATTTCTGGGATCGGCTGCGCGGATTGGTTTGGGGGCGGTGGGGGCTGCCGCGGCGGGGCCGTTTGTTCTGCGGGGACGCTATCGCGTGTTTGCGGCGCCTGCGCCGGAGTATCCGGAGCGCGTGGTGCGGCTGATGCGGGAGTCGACGGTGGTCGACATGCTGAACCAATTTTTGTACAGGCTGGACCAGAAGGACCTGGAAGAGCGCTGGCTGACCGAGGCGGGTGCGTTCAAGCAGACGGATTTCGAGCGGTTCAAGGGATCGGGCGTAAATGCCATTAGCTTCGGGGATGGGGCGGATAGCTTTGCGGACGCGCAGACGCTGTTCTCGAAGTGGAACAACTTTATTGCGATGTATCCGCAATGGCTGATGCGGATTGACTCAGCCGCGGATATCGCCAGGGCGAGGGAGCAGGGGAAGTTCGGGATTCTGTATGGGCTGCAGAGCAGCGCGCAGTTCGAGACGCTGGACGATGTGAACAAGTGCCATGGGCTGGGGCTGCGGGTTTCGCAACTGAGCTATAACTTCCGGTCGCTGGTGGCGGATGGGGCGTTTGAGCCGGTGGATGCGGGCGTGAGCGAGTTCGGCGGCAAGGTGATTGAGCGCATGAACACGGTGCGGATGGCGGTGGACCTGGGGCATGCGAGCGACAAGACGAAGCTGGACGCGCTGGAGATTTCGAAGGCGCCGGTGATTTTGTCGCATGGGAATTGCCGGGCTCTGATTCCGGAGGGGCGGCGAGCGACGACGGATGAGGCGATCAAGAAGCTGGCGGCCAAGGGCGGCGTGATGGGGATTACCGATATTGCGTTCATGGTGAAGGGCACGGAGCCGGTGCGGATTGACGACGTGGTGGACCACTTCGACCATGTGCGGGACTTGGTGGGTATCGAGCATGTGGGGGTGGGGTCGGATGCCGGCATTGAGAGCAACGACCTAGGCGATCCGGCGAAGCTGAAGGGGATGCTGACCAAGGCGGATAAGCGCTATCGCGTGCATGGGACGCACGAGATTGTGCAGGGCCTTGAGGGTCCGAACCGCATGTGGGAGCTGTGCGCGGCGCTGGTGCGGCGGGGGTATACCGATGAGCAGATCGGGCTGGTGCTGGGCGGCAACTGGGTTCGGGTGCTGAAGGAGATATGGGGGAACTGA
- a CDS encoding valine--tRNA ligase, with amino-acid sequence MPHDLPKAYDPTAIEDHWAEYWVRENLFAQPTPEAGDVEEARESQFSILLPPPNVTGRLHMGHMLNQTEMDILTRWRRMSGRRALWLPGTDHAGIATQMMVERQLTSEGSSRQALGREKFVERVWEWRRHYGGAILEQMKRLGASVDWSREYFTMDERLSVAVREAFVKLWEQGLIYRGAYIVNWCPRCQTAISDLEVVYDEHKGHLWEIRYPVHGDDGRETGEYLTIATTRPETMLGDVAVAIHPEDERYKHLHGRKLRLPLMDREIPIVLDDYVSRDFGTGAVKVTPAHDPNDFAIGERHNLPSINVMDAEARINENGGAYAGLDRYAARKKIVEDLEAQGLLAGVKDHVHNVGHCDRCKTVVEPRLSTQWFIKIQPLADKAIAAVKPDANGNKAIRFVPEMYEKTYLNWMENIHDWCISRQLWWGHRIPAWHCATCHKITVARVDPDKCGHCGSAEITQETDVLDTWFSSGLLPVSVFGWPNIMAETRADFDTFYPTSLLVTGFDILFFWVARMIMLGCWFSSDVPMADGSPRPAAETVPFREVYIHALVRDANREKMSKTKGNVIDPIEIVSQYGTDAVRFTLASMASPGTDIAFNVARTEGYRAFANKIWNAARFIFMNVDRAAEMGIHVDRSGFGIMPVEAPDAPLEARWIVSELHATAAKVNEALEDYRFDEAASTIYQFFWGSFCDWYLEIVKLRLDFSETAHKFATKEALTTLVTVFEAALRLLSPFMPFLTEELWHAVYDGAPPAKSIALTRFPQAAPAGADSDAEEQMALLQSLIVEVRALRKEIGVEEKAAAAIELRADALTHRAAEKNAAIVEKLARVSEIRFVHAVTAGLSKHHTANFDVGVVYERTIDVAAERERLTRDIAKYEKGVAAAEGKLRNEGFMSKAPAHIVEGLKKQEAETRLLLEKAREALRNLPPE; translated from the coding sequence ATGCCCCACGACCTTCCGAAAGCTTACGATCCCACTGCCATTGAAGACCACTGGGCCGAATACTGGGTCCGGGAGAACCTGTTTGCGCAGCCGACGCCCGAGGCAGGCGATGTGGAGGAGGCGCGCGAATCCCAATTCTCGATTTTGCTGCCGCCGCCGAATGTGACGGGGCGGCTGCACATGGGCCACATGCTCAACCAGACGGAGATGGATATCCTGACGCGCTGGCGGAGGATGAGCGGCCGGCGTGCGCTGTGGCTTCCGGGGACGGATCATGCGGGCATTGCCACGCAGATGATGGTCGAAAGACAACTGACGTCGGAGGGGTCGTCGCGGCAGGCGCTGGGACGCGAGAAGTTTGTGGAGCGCGTGTGGGAGTGGAGGCGGCACTACGGCGGGGCGATCCTGGAGCAGATGAAGAGGCTCGGGGCGTCGGTCGACTGGAGCCGCGAGTACTTCACGATGGACGAGCGGCTGAGCGTGGCGGTGCGCGAGGCGTTCGTCAAGCTGTGGGAGCAGGGGCTCATCTATCGCGGGGCGTACATCGTGAACTGGTGCCCGCGGTGCCAGACGGCGATCAGCGATCTCGAGGTTGTCTACGACGAGCACAAGGGACACCTGTGGGAGATTCGCTACCCGGTGCATGGCGATGATGGGCGCGAGACGGGCGAGTATCTGACGATTGCAACGACGCGGCCGGAGACGATGCTGGGCGATGTGGCGGTGGCGATTCATCCCGAGGATGAGCGCTACAAGCATCTGCACGGACGGAAGCTGCGGCTGCCGTTAATGGACCGCGAGATTCCGATTGTGCTGGATGACTATGTGAGCCGCGACTTTGGGACGGGCGCGGTGAAGGTGACTCCGGCGCACGATCCGAATGACTTTGCTATTGGCGAGCGGCACAATCTGCCGTCGATCAACGTGATGGACGCGGAGGCGCGCATCAACGAGAACGGCGGCGCTTATGCCGGCCTCGATCGCTATGCCGCGCGTAAGAAGATTGTGGAGGACCTGGAAGCGCAGGGGCTGCTGGCAGGCGTGAAGGATCACGTGCACAACGTGGGGCACTGCGATCGCTGCAAGACGGTTGTAGAGCCGCGGCTTTCGACGCAATGGTTCATCAAGATTCAGCCGCTGGCTGATAAGGCGATTGCGGCGGTGAAGCCCGATGCGAACGGGAACAAGGCCATTCGGTTTGTGCCGGAGATGTATGAGAAGACGTACCTGAACTGGATGGAGAACATCCACGACTGGTGCATCTCGCGGCAGTTGTGGTGGGGGCATCGGATTCCGGCATGGCATTGTGCGACGTGCCACAAGATCACGGTGGCGCGGGTGGATCCGGATAAGTGCGGGCATTGCGGATCGGCGGAGATTACGCAGGAAACCGATGTGCTGGATACGTGGTTCTCGTCGGGGCTGCTGCCGGTGAGCGTGTTCGGGTGGCCAAATATCATGGCGGAGACGAGGGCCGACTTCGACACGTTCTATCCCACTTCGCTGCTGGTGACAGGATTCGACATTCTGTTCTTCTGGGTGGCGCGGATGATCATGCTGGGGTGCTGGTTCTCGAGCGACGTTCCGATGGCGGATGGCTCGCCGCGGCCGGCTGCGGAGACGGTGCCGTTCCGCGAGGTTTACATCCATGCCCTGGTGCGCGATGCGAACCGCGAGAAGATGTCGAAGACCAAGGGGAACGTGATCGATCCGATTGAGATTGTGAGCCAGTACGGCACGGATGCGGTGCGGTTCACGCTGGCGAGCATGGCGTCGCCGGGGACGGATATCGCGTTCAATGTGGCGCGGACGGAAGGGTATCGCGCGTTTGCCAACAAGATATGGAACGCGGCGCGGTTCATTTTTATGAATGTGGATCGGGCCGCGGAGATGGGCATTCACGTCGACCGGTCGGGGTTCGGCATCATGCCAGTGGAAGCGCCGGATGCGCCGCTCGAAGCGCGGTGGATTGTCTCGGAGTTGCATGCGACTGCGGCGAAGGTGAATGAGGCGCTCGAGGATTATCGGTTTGACGAGGCTGCGAGCACGATCTACCAGTTCTTCTGGGGCAGCTTCTGCGACTGGTACCTGGAGATTGTGAAGCTGCGGCTGGACTTCAGCGAGACGGCCCATAAGTTCGCGACAAAGGAAGCACTGACGACGCTGGTGACAGTGTTTGAGGCGGCGCTGCGGCTGCTGTCGCCTTTCATGCCGTTCCTGACGGAAGAGCTGTGGCATGCGGTGTATGACGGCGCGCCGCCGGCGAAGTCGATTGCGTTGACGCGGTTTCCACAGGCGGCACCGGCGGGCGCGGACAGCGATGCGGAAGAGCAGATGGCGCTGCTGCAGAGCCTGATTGTTGAAGTGCGCGCGCTGCGCAAGGAGATCGGCGTGGAGGAGAAGGCGGCAGCCGCGATTGAGCTGCGCGCCGACGCGCTGACGCACAGGGCGGCGGAGAAGAATGCGGCGATTGTGGAGAAGCTGGCACGGGTGAGCGAGATCCGGTTTGTGCATGCGGTTACGGCAGGGTTGTCGAAGCATCACACGGCGAACTTTGATGTGGGCGTTGTTTACGAGCGCACCATTGATGTGGCGGCTGAGCGGGAACGCTTGACAAGGGATATTGCGAAGTATGAAAAAGGCGTGGCGGCGGCCGAGGGGAAGCTGAGGAATGAAGGATTCATGTCGAAGGCGCCGGCGCATATTGTGGAAGGTTTGAAGAAGCAGGAGGCGGAGACGCGGCTGTTGCTGGAGAAGGCGCGGGAGGCGTTGAGGAATTTGCCGCCGGAGTGA
- the nadC gene encoding carboxylating nicotinate-nucleotide diphosphorylase yields MDWKSQRIDALLEQALVEDQAASDSTTNVTIDPDLRAAASILAREDLVVSGLGAVSRFFEIFARLDKRAQAQTRFEVVSHPEIFDGVRAKKGQVLAVIRHNARVLLSCERVILNLMQHLSGIATNTRRYVDAIQGTHARVLDTRKTVPGLRALEKYAVLCGGGTNHRLDLASGILIKNNHISLGGGLRTALEHALERRKAGQRVQVEVRSAHDLEEALEGGAEAVLLDNMTPREVKDSVVRIKQETRWIPTEASGGIVLENIREYAETGVDFISVGALTHSARAVDISMSIAAE; encoded by the coding sequence ATGGATTGGAAGAGCCAACGCATTGACGCATTGCTGGAGCAGGCACTGGTGGAAGACCAGGCGGCCAGCGATAGCACGACTAACGTGACCATCGACCCCGATCTGCGCGCCGCGGCATCGATACTTGCGCGCGAGGACCTGGTGGTTTCAGGCTTGGGCGCGGTGTCGCGCTTCTTTGAGATTTTTGCGCGACTGGATAAGCGGGCGCAGGCGCAGACGCGGTTCGAGGTGGTGAGCCACCCGGAGATTTTTGACGGCGTGCGCGCGAAGAAGGGGCAGGTGCTGGCGGTGATCCGGCATAATGCGCGCGTGCTGCTGAGCTGCGAGAGGGTGATTCTTAACCTGATGCAGCATCTGAGCGGGATTGCGACCAATACGCGGCGGTATGTGGACGCGATTCAGGGCACGCATGCGCGGGTGCTGGATACGCGGAAGACCGTGCCGGGGCTGCGGGCGCTGGAGAAGTATGCGGTGCTGTGCGGCGGCGGGACGAATCACCGGCTGGACCTGGCGAGCGGGATATTGATCAAGAACAACCACATCTCGCTGGGCGGTGGATTGCGGACGGCGCTGGAACATGCGCTGGAGCGGCGCAAGGCGGGGCAGCGGGTGCAGGTGGAGGTTCGCAGCGCGCATGACCTGGAAGAGGCGCTGGAGGGCGGTGCGGAGGCCGTTCTGCTGGATAACATGACGCCGCGCGAGGTGAAGGACTCCGTGGTTCGCATCAAGCAGGAGACGCGCTGGATTCCCACGGAGGCCTCGGGCGGGATTGTGCTCGAGAATATTCGCGAGTATGCGGAGACGGGTGTGGACTTCATCAGCGTGGGTGCACTGACGCACTCGGCGCGCGCAGTGGATATTTCGATGAGCATCGCGGCGGAGTAG
- a CDS encoding biotin--[acetyl-CoA-carboxylase] ligase, producing the protein MYELVSLESALAGTVFAGKLHYLPSTGSTNSDAMTAARNGAPHGSVWFADEQTAGRGRGDHAWHSAVAQGLYVSVLLRLPIAPADMPLLPLAAGLAAADAVRAASGLSVDLRWPNDLLIGERKAGGILVESQAGFAVVGIGINVHQQSFAADLATPGTSLDLESGRWIDRQPLLIALLEALEREARGLLDAAAVRGIPERVARASTWVKGKEVEVHGPQECTGVTDGLDEHGFLIVRTATGVVQVQTGGIRVAATRNG; encoded by the coding sequence GTGTACGAGCTGGTTTCTCTCGAGTCAGCGCTGGCGGGCACGGTCTTCGCGGGCAAGCTGCACTATCTACCATCAACAGGTTCGACGAACAGCGATGCCATGACGGCTGCGCGGAATGGCGCGCCGCATGGGTCGGTCTGGTTTGCCGATGAGCAGACGGCGGGGCGCGGGCGCGGCGATCACGCGTGGCACTCGGCTGTGGCGCAGGGGCTTTATGTAAGCGTGCTGCTGCGGCTCCCAATTGCTCCGGCGGATATGCCGCTGCTGCCGCTGGCGGCGGGGCTTGCTGCGGCCGATGCGGTGAGGGCGGCGAGCGGGTTGAGTGTTGATTTGCGATGGCCGAACGATCTGCTGATTGGAGAGCGCAAAGCTGGCGGGATTCTGGTCGAGTCGCAGGCAGGCTTTGCGGTGGTGGGGATCGGGATCAATGTGCATCAGCAGAGTTTTGCGGCGGACCTGGCGACACCGGGGACTTCGCTGGATCTGGAGTCGGGACGGTGGATCGATCGGCAGCCGCTGCTGATTGCCTTGTTGGAGGCGCTGGAGCGCGAGGCGCGCGGGCTACTGGACGCTGCGGCGGTGCGCGGAATTCCGGAACGCGTGGCGAGGGCTTCGACCTGGGTGAAGGGCAAAGAGGTCGAGGTGCATGGGCCGCAGGAGTGTACGGGCGTGACTGATGGGCTGGATGAGCATGGGTTTCTGATTGTGAGGACCGCGACAGGTGTGGTGCAGGTGCAGACGGGCGGGATCAGAGTGGCTGCCACGCGCAACGGATGA
- a CDS encoding type III pantothenate kinase gives MLLALDVGNTNTVLGLYRLDVPVRAPGASSASQSEGERELVAHWRVTTHRTQTSDEYGVLFVNLFNMHGLAVDQVHHIIISSVVPPVESTLRRVCEKYFHLQPIFVEPGIKTGMPVLVDNPAELGADRLVNAIAAYERYGGPCIVVDFGTATTFDVISAKGEYLGGAISPGLGISADALFARAARLGRVDIKRPQKVIGTNTVTHLQSGLYYGYIGLVDGILERMIKEIGTDVRVISTGGLARQISADSRYIAQIDDMLTLDGLRILFERNRAARPRARAH, from the coding sequence ATGCTACTCGCGCTTGACGTTGGAAATACGAATACTGTGCTGGGGCTTTACCGGCTGGATGTTCCTGTGCGCGCGCCGGGGGCTTCGTCTGCTTCGCAGTCTGAGGGCGAGCGCGAGCTTGTGGCGCACTGGCGCGTGACGACGCATCGCACGCAGACTTCGGATGAGTACGGCGTGCTGTTTGTGAATTTGTTCAACATGCACGGGCTGGCAGTGGACCAGGTGCACCACATCATCATCTCGAGTGTGGTGCCGCCGGTGGAGAGCACGCTGCGGCGGGTGTGCGAGAAGTATTTCCATCTGCAACCGATTTTTGTGGAGCCAGGCATCAAGACGGGGATGCCGGTGCTGGTGGATAATCCCGCGGAGCTGGGCGCGGACCGGTTGGTGAATGCGATTGCCGCGTATGAGCGCTACGGCGGGCCGTGCATCGTGGTGGATTTCGGGACGGCGACGACGTTCGATGTGATCAGTGCGAAGGGCGAGTACCTGGGCGGCGCGATTTCGCCGGGGCTGGGGATCAGCGCGGATGCTTTGTTTGCGCGCGCGGCGCGGCTGGGGCGCGTGGACATCAAGCGGCCGCAGAAGGTGATTGGGACGAACACCGTTACGCATCTGCAGAGCGGGTTGTACTACGGGTATATCGGGCTGGTGGATGGGATTCTGGAGCGCATGATCAAGGAGATTGGAACGGATGTGCGCGTGATCTCGACGGGTGGCCTGGCGCGGCAGATCAGCGCGGACTCGCGGTATATTGCGCAGATTGACGATATGCTGACGCTGGATGGATTGCGGATTCTGTTTGAGCGGAATCGCGCGGCGCGGCCGCGGGCGCGCGCGCACTGA
- a CDS encoding class I SAM-dependent RNA methyltransferase, which yields MKGRQERKSQRKLRTPVPKGEGPGAPARTSEVEVVTIEKPVYGGSFLARVEGKAVFVPMTLPGEQARVRITEDKDKRGYAKAEVEQLIAAAPERIKARCPHFGPCGGCNYQHTGYENQIAFKKEILRETLERAGVTAPDEIGVLAAEPWEYRNRIRVGFDAEGRPGYRSRRSHDLIAIAECPISAPLLVRAAMGAGEVLARVPANLRPHEVLLFCNAEERELLATFFVKEGAQLKLEPIAATLRERVVELAGAELATGGRPGHPPRTMARWGSGSLTYRVGAQDYRVDHGAFFQVNRWLIDGMVERVTAGQQGMLAWDLFAGVGLFARQLANGFDKVVAVESAPMSTEALKANLAGTTGEAVAASTLDFLRENARGVRPDLIVVDPPRTGLGEEINTLLNAVGAPALVYVSCDPATLARDLRALIAGGYALERVTMTDLFPQTFHLETIAVLRGPALRQG from the coding sequence ATGAAGGGACGCCAGGAGAGGAAGTCGCAACGGAAGCTTCGCACCCCGGTCCCCAAGGGCGAGGGACCGGGGGCACCCGCGAGGACATCCGAGGTGGAGGTGGTGACGATAGAGAAGCCTGTGTATGGCGGGAGCTTTCTTGCGCGCGTGGAGGGGAAGGCCGTGTTTGTTCCCATGACGCTGCCGGGCGAACAGGCGCGGGTGCGCATCACGGAGGACAAGGACAAGCGCGGATACGCGAAGGCCGAGGTGGAGCAGTTGATTGCGGCGGCGCCGGAGCGGATCAAGGCGCGGTGCCCGCATTTTGGGCCGTGCGGCGGATGCAATTATCAACACACCGGGTACGAGAATCAGATTGCGTTCAAGAAGGAGATTCTGCGCGAGACGCTGGAACGCGCGGGCGTGACTGCGCCGGATGAGATAGGTGTGCTGGCCGCGGAGCCTTGGGAGTATCGCAATCGCATTCGCGTGGGGTTTGATGCGGAGGGACGGCCGGGGTACCGGTCGCGGCGGTCGCATGATTTGATCGCTATCGCCGAGTGCCCGATCAGCGCTCCTCTGCTGGTGCGGGCGGCGATGGGTGCGGGCGAGGTTCTGGCGCGCGTGCCGGCGAACCTGCGGCCGCACGAGGTGCTGCTGTTCTGCAACGCGGAGGAGCGGGAGCTGCTGGCGACTTTCTTTGTGAAGGAAGGGGCGCAGCTCAAGCTGGAGCCGATTGCGGCGACGTTGCGGGAGCGTGTTGTAGAGCTTGCGGGCGCGGAACTGGCGACGGGAGGAAGGCCGGGGCATCCGCCGCGAACGATGGCGCGATGGGGCTCGGGCTCGCTGACGTATCGGGTGGGGGCGCAGGATTATCGCGTGGATCACGGCGCGTTCTTCCAGGTGAACCGGTGGCTGATTGATGGGATGGTGGAGCGCGTGACTGCCGGGCAGCAGGGCATGCTGGCGTGGGATTTGTTCGCCGGTGTGGGGCTGTTTGCGCGGCAGCTTGCGAATGGGTTCGACAAGGTGGTGGCGGTGGAGTCTGCGCCGATGTCGACCGAGGCGCTGAAGGCGAATCTGGCGGGGACGACAGGTGAGGCTGTGGCGGCGTCGACGCTGGATTTTCTGCGCGAGAACGCGCGAGGCGTGCGGCCGGATTTGATTGTGGTTGATCCGCCGCGGACCGGGCTGGGCGAGGAGATCAACACGCTGCTCAACGCAGTGGGCGCGCCGGCGCTGGTGTATGTGTCGTGCGATCCGGCGACGCTGGCGCGGGATTTACGCGCGCTGATTGCGGGTGGGTATGCGCTGGAGCGAGTGACGATGACGGATTTGTTTCCGCAGACGTTTCATCTGGAGACGATTGCGGTACTGCGGGGCCCGGCACTGCGGCAAGGCTGA